In Aspergillus fumigatus Af293 chromosome 6, whole genome shotgun sequence, the genomic window TAAACGAGGGCTACAAGTATCATTTTGCGAACCAAAACGTGGTTACTGTCTGGAGTGCGCCCAACTACTGTTATCGATGCGGAAATCTGGCGTCCGTCTGCGAGATTGGTGACGACCTCAAACCGACGTTCAAGTTGTTCAGTGCTGTCAGCGACGACCAACGACATGTTCCCGTATCGCGGCCGGGCCGCAGCGAGTACTTCTTGTAGAATACCTCTTTCGCGCTCTCCTTTTTGGCATATTCTCTGAGAATTTCCGGGTATACCTGATCCGCATTGACGCTGGCGTCCTAGCATGCTTGATGGTCTGTTTTATTTGCCAGTGTAGGCATGTGATGATGATTTATATAATGATTTTAGACCCGCTAACGATACTTTCATCTATGAGCCCAAGAGGGCAGCAGTATGGCTTCATCAGCTTGTATACTTCCACTTTAATACCTTGCATGCGTGCAATAGACTCTACCCGTTCCATATATTCTCAATCCATTTTGTTATGACGGTCCTCTTGATCTCAATTGTTTGGTCGGTAATTGACCGAGGCATTACCTGCCGACGCCCGGGATGCATCCCGAACTCACGGGATGCGTTCCGGCCCCGGCTCCGAGTATACCATAAAGAAGCAGACCATGGCCACTAATCCGGGCAAAGGTCCTTCTCCAGGTCAATCACTCTTTTTTTATTTGTCTATATTCAACTCGTTCTAATGCCCGAAAAAGTTGATGTACTCATCTGCGGGAGCGGATCCGCAGGCCTCTGCGCAGCGACGTGGCTCGCGCGGTACGGCATCCGGTGTAAGGTGCTGGAGCGCCGCGACGGGCCCATGACGATGGGACAAGCCGATGGTGTGCAGTGCCGGACTGTTGAAATATTTGAGAGCTTTGGTATTAGCGAGGAGCTACTGCGTGAAGCGTTCCATGTGCTGGAGGTGGTGTTCTGGGCCGATGATGGATCTGGTTCGATCAAGCGTACTGGTCGGACGGCGGATACACAGCCGGGTCTGTCGCATCAGCCGCATGTTATTCTTAACCAGGCTCGGATTAATGGGCTGCTGATTGAGAAGATGCGGGAATGGAATAATCAGGAGATCGACTACGGGTACACCGTGACCGGCGTCGACGTGGACAGCCAGCTGGCGGCAGATCCGCAGGCGTATCCTGTCAAGGTAACTGCTGAGAAAAACGGGAAGACTGAGATGTTTGAAGCTAAGTATGCGCTTGTATGTCATTCCCAATCACTGATTCTTGTGATCAGGCTGTCTCTGACGTCTCTAGGCCTGCGATGGTGCTCATAGTACCGTTCGGAAAGCACTCGGCTACAACATGATTGGGGATAGCACTGATGCTGTCTGGGGTGTCATGGATATGATCCCTCGCACCAATTTCCCCGACATCCGCAAGAAAACCACTATCCGCTCAAAGGCAGGAAACCTTTTGATCATCCCTCGGGAAGGTGGTAGTCTGGCTCGCTTTTACATTGAGCTGCCTGCCGGCACGAAGCCCAAGGAAGTCAAGCTTGAGAATCTCCAACAGACAGCAAAGAGTATTCTCAGCCAGTACGCAATCGAGTTCGTCGAAACCGTCTGGTGGTCTGCGTACTCCATTGGCCAGCGGCATGCAGACTTCTTCCACAAGGATTATCGCGTCTTCCTTGCCGGTGATGCTTGTCATACGCACTCCCCCAAAGCCGGTCAGGGCATGAACGTCAGCTTGCAGGACGGGTATAACATAGGCTGGAAGTTAGCCACTGTTCTAAAGGGACTGGCATCGCCATCGCTGTTGGAGACATATGTCCTGGAGCGACAGAAGGTGGCGATTGATCTGATCAACTTCGACCGGTATTTCTCCAAGCTCTTCTCCTCGGGGGGCCAGACGTCTCCCGCTGAGTTCCAGGAGGGATTCATCAAGGCGGGCAAATATACTGCTGGAATGACGGCGCGGTATGACCAGTCACCCATTACTTTCCACGTGAACGAATCAGACAAGCTCTCGACAAACGTTGTCGTTGGTATGAGGCTGCCCAGTGCCCAAGTGGTTCGCTTCAGTGACTCGAAGCCCATGCAATTAGCCCAGTCGCTCAAATCGGACGGCCGTTGGCGAGTGATGGTATTTATTGGAGATATCAGCTCGGCCGAGACTAAGACAAAGTTGAAAGCTGTAGGTGGCGCTCGCCTTAGTGAGGCCTTGGATGAGTCTTGCTGACCTCATGGTAGATCGGTGACTATCTCTGCTCAACAGAGGGCCCTATTCAGACATTCCGCCCCAAGGGAGGTGATATTGACAGTCTTATTGAGCCCATTCTGGTGGCTCATGGCAACCGCCATGCCGTAGAATTGGAACAGATTCCTGAGTGTTTCTACCCTGTGACGGGGAAGCATCAAATCAGAGGCGGGTCTCCGAATCTCAAAAATTCTTCATGATAAGATCTGCTAATAATTATTAGACCTTCACAAAATCTACTACGACGATGAAAGCTATAACAAGGGTCATGGTCACTGTTATGAGCACCTCGGGATTAGTCCCGAGAAGGGCGCAATTGTGATTATCCGGCCAGATCAATGTGAGAATCCCAATCGTCAATTTGAGTAGCTAATACTAATTCTTGTACAGATGTATCTGCAGTGATGAGCCTGGATGACTATGCACAGATAGGAAAATTCTTTGCGGGTTTCCTGATACCCCAGCTTCCTGGAAGCAAATTGTGATTGACTTGATTACAGAAATCGATATGACAGTGACATTTTCGACTTGTGTATAGTTCTGTAGGAGCCTATATATATCTCAATGATGGCGAGTAATAGGCAACCGCTTCGTATCAAGATTGATCTATGAAGATGTGGGGGTTATCGTGTGATAAGAACTCGACCACCCCACATTCTCGTCAAAGGATGACTGTTTCATTCAATATTTGCATCATCTGAGGTTCAAACCTAAATAAAGTAAATACGACCGCTTATACTATCGGGAAGATTGATCGAGTCAGCTTTCGTATCTCATGAGTCATCCAACCTCCGGTTGAACGAACAAAACGGCCAAGGACTTATCTTGAAGGGTCGAGAACACTAACTCGACCCCAGAACATAAACATCGCATTATTGTCTCAAACCAAAGATCGACATGGCAGATTTTCCTGGTTTCATTGTGGCTCCTCACCTCGCCGAATACAATATCCCTCTGCCCGAATTCGCCGCGTCGAAACCACATCTAACAGATTTTGTCGTCGGGGGACTGGTATATTCTCAATCCCTCGAAAAAGACAATGATGCCACCGCATCGACGAGCGAAAAGCCTGTTACGCGCGTTCTGCTCCTCCAACGCGCTGCCACTGACTCCTATCCCGGTTACTGGGAAGGACCAGGAGGGATGTGCGAGCGCACCGATGCAACACTGCTAGCCGGTGTAGCGCGCGAAGTCTTCGAGGAGACCGGGCTCCACGTTTCCAAATTTGTTGATTTGATTGCGATTGACGAATGGGTGCGGATTTTGCGGAATGATTTGCACCGTGTAGCCAAGTTCACCTTTTTGGTTGAGGTGCATGAGGCGAGTAAGAAGGCTGGTGTGCCGTCTGAGGATGTAGTGGTGGGAGTTGCGCCGGAGCGCTGGGAGGATGGGGTGAAGTTGGAGCAGGCAGAGCATCAGGCGTTTCAGTGggcgacggaggaggaggtgcgTGAGAGTCTAGAATCAAAGGGCAAGTATGAGATCCTGAAAGATCAGGGTAGGAATCTGTTGAAGGGGTTTCAATTGCTGAGGAGGATTACATCGGTTGAGGGGTGTGAGGATGATACTGTGAAGGCAAGGGCTGCCTGAGGCTTGCAATTCGCGAGGGCAGGTTTGGCACATCTCATCATGTCTTATGTGTTATGCAGCATAACCTGATACtgttactccgtacatggTTTGATACGCAGGCTTAGAAATgaccgaggagaaggaaccTGTTACCGTCATAAGCAAGGTAGACGGTAGACCTATATTGCCTTCCACCAGCagagctccttcagcttgCACCTGCAGGATGACCTCGTCGAGTTGCTTCCGCACGCGCAGTAGGTTCCTCTCTGCGACCTTGGCAGCATCCTCATGACTGACATCCCGTCGTAGAAGCTGTGCGATTAAGTCGCGGAATTTGGAGGCATCCTCTAGACTTCGAGGAACAGTCGGGATACCGTCAAAGTCGCTACCCAAACCAACATGTTCAACACCAACCAGACCACCAATGTGCCTAATGTGATCCGCAACTTTTCTAAGGGTAGCATGCTCCATATCAGTTTTTGTAGCTCGTCTAGGTAGTCCGACGTAGTGCACGAGATTGAAATGGGCGAGTAGTTGACCATAATCAGCGAGTCTTTTGCCTTGTGCACGGAAGCATTCATTAGGTGGACTCATCATGCAGTGAACATGTAACCAATCTCGGTTGATTTTGCCCTTCAAAAAAGGAGGATTGCAAGGACATAGCGATTACTGcttattattttatttcAGAGTATAGATCGAAATGAGCCTTAGGGTCCTGATTTCTGCCTGAGGTGTCTACCTTCAACCCAACAAGCACAAAACGacagcagccaatcagaGTCTATCTGAATAGGGGAAGTTATCCCACAACTGCCTGAAGTTACGTCTTTAATCAAAAGCTCTTGCAAGCCGAAATAGCCAGTTAAACCGTCAGTTCTGCAAGCACTATTCGGTCACCTTCATCTCTGAATGCTCGGAGCTGCTTACAAACAGAGGGACCCGATTTGTGCCCCTCTTGGCTTCTCCGCACTTGGTCCGGATCGCCATCCGTTCGTCAGTCAATTTTATCCCGCCTTCTCAAATTTCTCTCCGCGAATGCGACAACGTATTCACGCCACAACTTAGAAAGAAACGAGTTTGCACTGCTGTTTATTGATTCATTGGAATCATCATGGCGGAGCACTCCACAGCTGAAGGTTTGACGAAATGAGACCATCCCAACAATATCTTGCTGACCGATAGTTCGTTTATAGGCCTTTTGGTCTTCTGGCACTCTTATCGTCTACTGTTCCTGGTCGCTCTCTCAACCGTCTTCGTCGGTTTACGATTCTACCGCAAACTTCAGTCCAGAACAAAAACCACTGCCTCGTCTTCAGTTCCGCCATCACCCCGAAGCCAATCCCCCGAAAAGACAGAGAAAGGCGTCTCGCGTGAGAGCAGCAACAAAGCAACGGCACAGAAGGCTGAACAGCAACCCGCCCTGGCCAACGGTTCAGCAAAACCCACTTCAGGTCCGAAGAGAGTTACCGGTAAAAAACCATCGAAGGTTgctggacgacgaggacaaACAGAGGATGCGGAGCCCCTTGCCTTTATCCAACCCATCATCTTTTACGCTTCTTTGACTGGCAACACCGAAAGATATGCTAAAGTACTGCTGGATGAATTGCGCGTTGCGGCGCAAAAGCGGGCTGATTTGCGGGATCGCGAGCGTGGCCTTCTGCCCCCTCAGATTTACGACCTCTCCTATGTCGATCTCGACGACTACTTCACCTCTGCACCGAAGCCTCCGCCAACCTCGCCCGGTACACGTTACGTATACTGCTTATTGATCCCTACCTACAACATCGACAGTATCCTGAATACGTTCCTTGACCATCTCAACGAGACTCATAATGACTTCCGCATCGACACAGGCCCTCTGTCGAGTCTCGCCGGTTACTCTGTTTTCGGATTTGGTGATAAGGAAGGCTGGCctaccgaggaggaaggcttCTGCTCTCAAGCCAAAGAGCTGGACAAATGGATGGCCAAACTAACGGGGCGGAAACGAGCATATCCTTTGGGATTGGGTGATGTTAAAAGTGACGCTGAAACCTCCTTGAAAGAGTGGTCTCTGGGATTGCAAGACATCCTTTTTGACATCCTCGAGAATGGTGGACTGGGAGAAGGCGTACCTGGCAGTGGAGATCCCGTGGAAAGTGACGAGGAATTGGACGATGAAGACACAGACAAGGACAATACTCAAAACGTCATGGACTTAGAGGACATCAAGTTTGGAGGTGATCAGAATGCGGCCGGGTCGCCAATCCCCGTGGATTTCACAACTACAGGGAAATCTTCCTCTGTTCAATcgaccgagaaggagatggttCCAAAGACATCACCGACATACGCTGCTCTGACAAAACAAGGCTACACGATCGTTGGGTCTCATTCTGGAGTCAAAATCTGCCGCTGGACTAAATCTGCGCTGCGTGGCCGAGGTTCATGCTACAAATTCTCCTTCTACGGTATCCGATCACATCTTTGCATGGAGGCTACACCGTCGCTGTCTTGCAGTAATAAGTGTGTCTTCTGCTGGCGCCACGGTACCAACCCGGTCGGAACTACTTGGCGTTGGAAAGTGGATTCTCCCGAATTGATCTTCCAGGGAGTTAAGGAGGGCCATtacaagaagatcaagatgATGCGTGGCGTTCCTGGTGTGCGAGCCGAGAGATTCGCAGAGGCCATGCGCATCCGACACTGTGCCTTGAGTTTGGTCGGCGAACCGATCTTCTATCCTCACATCAATGAGTTCCTGGACCTGCTGCACGGCGAACACATCTCCAGCTTTCTGGTATGCAATGCTCAACATCCTGATCAGCTCCATGCTCTGCGTCGCGTTACTCAACTATACGTATCTATCGATGCAAGCAACCGTGAGAGTTTGCGGAAAATTGATCGCCCACTGCATCGGGATTTCTGGGAGCGCTTCCAACGTTGCTTAGACATTCTACGGGAGAAGCGCCATGTCCAGCGCACTGTTTTCCGTCTGACCTTGGTCAAGGGATTCAACATCGATGATGAAGTCATCGGCTACGCAGATCTTGTGGAAAAGGCACTTCCATGTTTCGTCGAAATAAAAGGTGTGACTTTCTGTGGCACAAGCACCACGGCTGGAGTTGGCTTGACCATGCAGAACGTACCTTTCTACGAAGAAGTCGCCCAGTTCGTCACTGCTCTCAACGCCGAGCTGCAGCGCCGTGGCCTGAAGTATGGCATCGCCGCGGAGCATGCGCACAGTTGCTGTGTGCTGATTGCCTCGGAACGGTTTTACGTCAATGGCAAATGGCACACTCGGATCGATTACGATCGATTCTTCGAACTTttggagagggagaaggccGATGGCACGTCTTTTACCCCCGAAGACTATATGAGGGAAACCGAGGACTGGGCTCTGTGGGGTAATGGTGGTTTCGACCCGAACGATCAGCGCGTATacaccaagggcaagaagaagcatATGCAGATCACGGCAGAGCCTTGAGGAGAGGTGGCCAACACTTCTGCCAAGAATTACATGCCTACTGAGACCGCCGCCCGACTGCAGTCTACGTGAAGGTATGGTTGCCCCCATGCTTCTCCGTCCACAGGACAGTTCCGGCGGGACGACAAGCACACCGCAAAGACCTCGGGCTCTGATGTTCGGTTGCATCGACCTGGGGCAAGCAACGATAATAGGGACCGTCGTCATGCGGCGGGAACCTTGAATTCATAAAAGCCAACCTCTCTGCCGCCTTCTATCTGTTGTTCTTTCGTTTATTCCCACCGCAAGGAGATAGGTCCCGTTCCTCAGTAAGCCAGGAGCACCTCAACACACAGACCCAATGCAGATCTCATAAGAAAGCAATGGTCGAGCCAACTTGATCAGGCTCAACATGAAGGAGGTTGGGTCTGAGATATAATGTGCCGATTGGGGTAATGCCCTGTCAGGGCTTTCCATGGGACGGGTGGAATATACCTACAACTGATGAAACGAGGGCATACCAGAGAAGCTGCGGAGTTAGATGCTTCCGTGACAGATGTAGTACCTGGTAGTTAGCCTAATTTCAAAGTAACACAGTTGTTGGAAAATTTTAAAATTTGCAGAGCCAGACAAGGCATCTCGCACAGTGTCGGCGCTGGGCCGAGGACTGGCTGGCTACTTAGTAGTGACATTGTAAACCTCTACGGCTAACACTGAAGACTTCGCGGTGTTATACCGGATCATGTCTAAAACTCGCAGGCGCAGTCGGTTCCTTAGATCGAATTCTTCCCCCTCCCCAGCATTGGTCCATGACTGATTCAAAATGGTAGGAACTACTGCTTCGTCGCGGTCTTCAGGTAATGAAATAGTGCCAATCATGGCTCTGCTTCTTAGACAGTATCCAGGTTTCTGTAATCCAAGCTTTGCCACTGTTATTCTTCCGCCGGGAGACATATACAGATTCTCAATCAGCCAGATTGGATTCCGCCCGTTACATCTTTATATCTTTCAGTGCTTTATGCCAGCCGTAAGCTATCGACTGCATGCTGCCCAAAGGCTAAGAAGCTCGAGGCGGGTTCTTCGCACGACAAGCAGCCATAACGTATACCGGAAACTCAGCTTCCAAAACTCTCGTCAGGATCTAGATCAGAGAAGGTCCACGTCTCAGCTCCTAATTGAAAAAAGAACAAGGCGTGAAAAGGGATCGCCTTACATTTGCCGACCCAAACCTGAAGCCAAGGCGTATCTGGAGCTTATAAGTGCGGCTGATATTGCAGGTTTCAAACGTCGGTGTCAGAGAGTGCGGTAGCCGATGATGTCTCCACAGGTCGTCATCAAGGCTCACTGTCGAGCCAGCTGGTGTGCCAGAGGGATGTGCTTGTTTGCGCACGTTGCTGACTGTTTGCAGGACGTGAAGTTGCAACCTGCTTTCGACGAATCCATGTGCTCGTACCTCGGTTGTTTCGAGGAGCATTGACTGGAAGTCGTTCAGGATGAGGTCGTAGCCGGGTCCGGTGATTCTCGTCATGTATATCGTCAGGGGGATTGGttcaccgaggaggagacaAGCTCCGTCTGAGAGTCGGATATCAATCTGATAACTTGTCGGTATGGGCTTCTCGCGATTACCTGGGTTGAGAATGACTGAATGTCTCTCAATGAGGGTATGTGAGGGAGGGTTGAAATCGGTAACCGGATAGAAGGTTATATCTCGAGTCTAGACAAGATTCACACCGTTAGCTTTATAGCCATCCTCTTTTCTACTTTAGCTGTGGGGGTAATGGTGGCCATGGGACGCTCAACTGTGATGATCTCGGATTTATTGATAATTGCAGCAGTTCTGATGATTGCTTTCAACGTGTAGCTGATTTCTCCCGCGGTTTCTCGCTCCCTAATAGTGGAGGGTGGAAGTCTCCGAAGTAGATGTGTAGTGTGACGATGCTTTTTCTGTACGTTCCTACAACTGCCTCGAGAGCGATTTCCGTCCGTGCCGGTTCTATAGCATTCCGAGACTTGAGGAAACTAGAGATTGCAAAGAGTTGTTAGCGACAGGCCTTCAAATCTCACGCAGGGGTACATTGCCTACTGGGATGGAGAATGTGAAGACATATGTTCCATGACCGAGAGTGAACGAAGCCATGTTGAGGTttccttgagaaggaggaggaaagactTGCTGCGTTGTGTGAAACAACTGAGAGGATGGTTAGCACAGGCCGCGCTCATTCCATAGCCCCAACCTGCCTGGTGCGATTCCGTGCGCCTCCCCGAGTCCAGTCTGGATAATGCTGAGCCAGAGAGAGTAACTTGTACTGCTGAAATATCGACTGATGATCTAGTATGAAGAATGAGGCTGCCAGAGACTGTGTCCTGGTTTGTATAGATTGCTTCCCTCTTATCCAGTTGTATCTGGACGTCCATTCTAGAAGGAAACGACAAGGAGTGTCCTAAGCGGGACAACATGAAGATACAAGTGACAGCACAATGGGCTTATATGATAGCCGACGAGTTTGAACTATTTCAAAGGTCGACTTCCATTGTACCGGACGAGAGAAGATATATCGCAGTGCAGATTGccaaagaaagacagaaCATCATGAGCTAGAATTACTGTTATTTAATGTAAAGCTAGATGGATAGTACAACAAATAGGTTTCGAGACATCTCACTGCCACTCTCTCACCTGGAGGCTATGTTGAGCGTTTCAGCTCCTCTAGACGACGATGCTGTTGTGTTGCAGTTTTCTATCTAGACTATGATGAAGCGCAGATGGTCCGCGATATCTCCACTTAAAGAGTAAGGGTCCCGAATGCCAAGTGTCTGAGAGTGAGAGCCGACTATATTTATTCTTCACAATGACTGGCTCGGCATAAAACTGGAGCCCGAGTCTCAAAACCTAACGAATGATGGCTATTTCCACGCTACTAGCTGCACTATATCAGCCCTGGTGTCGGCAATCTCCGACTGTGAGGTAGACTGGATCCTCTCCCAGAGtgttgagcttcttggtAGTGGTGTTACTTACCTCTGCCAGTGTCAGTTGCCATGTTCATTGAAGGCCAAAGACCAGTGATATGGATCCTTGGATTGCTCGAGCGTTTCAACTGAAGGACAGTCACCCATAAGAGGACGGGGGGACATCGAGGTTTGTATGACCTTGGATCGATAGACTTCGGCGGAACGGGGATTTTGGatcaaaggaaaagaaaaatataaGAACAATGGCTTCTTCAGGCGTAGCCAAGCTGCCGTCTCAGCACTATTCCGTGGTATGTTCTCCTATAACAATAGGGGCCATTCTGCTAATATTGTCTGAGTGTGACGCTTGTCATTCTAGAAAAGTATGGATATCTCAGAACCCACTCCAGAAGCCTTGGACAACCGCCTAAACATTCTAACTGCGCTCTAACTATTGGTATAGGTGCGATGTGACAGGAATGACCCTTGTGGGAACTGTCAGGACCAACGAACTGCATGTACTCGCCgacggagcaggagacgACTACCAAAAAAAATCTTACTTGGCGCACAAATGAAAAGCAGTGCGTCTCAGTCGAGCCGGAGATCCCCCATTCCGCTCCTACCTGACGCTTGTGGTGGTTCTATCTTCGAGATTGTCCGGCAAAGCGACACGTCTACCACAGATAACATCTTTTCCACGATGGACAACTACAAAATGTCGCTTAAGATCGCAGGACAGGGGAATTACCAAGATCCATGTAGAGAGCAAGAGCTCCGTAGATGGATCCTGTTAGTTCCGCTAACAGATGCTCAGTTGACGAAGCAGCGCCCACTAGACCGTATACAGGGTCTTGCCTGGAACAGGATCCAAGTTATCGAGTCAGCATTCTATGTCGCAAGCCATCTTTCACAAAGTATTGGTAGATCTGGGAGCCCTCTAAACGTCGGAGGATACGGCGAGGAACAGCCAGAGATCCCGTCCATTGAGTTTCTGAGTTGGATGCTGAATGGTACAATGGTTTACAGCCCCTTGGAGTCTTTGATACCGTGGAATACTGACTTAGTCTCATAGATCTCGGAGGCGACAGATTCGGATCATTTGTATTGGATTACTTTAAGCACGTGTCTCGACCAACACTTAAGCATATGGGACTGTCGCTTCTTCGCAAGACCGCATCTCCCCATGACACCCTCTTTTACACGGTCTGTGTCAATTCAATGGCCTACAAGTTCATAAATTGCCTGTtgatggatgaggatgatggccaGCTTTCCCAGATGCTACGGGAACGCGCTGCGAAGTACAAGCGAACTGCCCAGAATGCGTTGAGGAGAATCCCACTCCTGACATCACCTTCCCTTGCTCTTTTACAGGCCACTCTTTGCGGCGTGAGTCATAAAACATTTCGTTTCTTCTGTCACAATCTGACAGAGAGCAGATTTTCCTATGCCAGGGGTCAGGTGAGACTCAGCTGTGCTGTGATTTGACGCGCGTTGCTTGTAGGGTTTGCGTTGATCTTCGCCTCCATGCAGCCGCCAATTCGCAAGGTGTaactgaagaagagtacTTCTGCGTCATGTGGTGCTATATGCTTGACAGAAACTATGCCTGGAAGCTTGGAAGATTCGACTGTTTCCTCAGTGTTGTACCAGGCATCGATGATACTCCAGTCTCGGAGCTTTTCTCCATTTACATGGAGCTGGCGCATGTACAAAGTGTGCTGATTCCCTTCCTTAATGACGAATCTTTCTCGGAAAGAGAAACGGCAGGCCAATCCTTTAGCCATGTGCGAGTCCAGTTATTCTTGACAATGGATAGAATTCGGCGCAAGATAGATCGGG contains:
- a CDS encoding putative phenol 2-monooxygenase, whose product is MPEKVDVLICGSGSAGLCAATWLARYGIRCKVLERRDGPMTMGQADGVQCRTVEIFESFGISEELLREAFHVLEVVFWADDGSGSIKRTGRTADTQPGLSHQPHVILNQARINGLLIEKMREWNNQEIDYGYTVTGVDVDSQLAADPQAYPVKVTAEKNGKTEMFEAKYALACDGAHSTVRKALGYNMIGDSTDAVWGVMDMIPRTNFPDIRKKTTIRSKAGNLLIIPREGGSLARFYIELPAGTKPKEVKLENLQQTAKSILSQYAIEFVETVWWSAYSIGQRHADFFHKDYRVFLAGDACHTHSPKAGQGMNVSLQDGYNIGWKLATVLKGLASPSLLETYVLERQKVAIDLINFDRYFSKLFSSGGQTSPAEFQEGFIKAGKYTAGMTARYDQSPITFHVNESDKLSTNVVVGMRLPSAQVVRFSDSKPMQLAQSLKSDGRWRVMVFIGDISSAETKTKLKAIGDYLCSTEGPIQTFRPKGGDIDSLIEPILVAHGNRHAVELEQIPECFYPVTGKHQIRGGSPNLKNSS
- a CDS encoding NUDIX hydrolase, yielding MADFPGFIVAPHLAEYNIPLPEFAASKPHLTDFVVGGLVYSQSLEKDNDATASTSEKPVTRVLLLQRAATDSYPGYWEGPGGMCERTDATLLAGVAREVFEETGLHVSKFVDLIAIDEWVRILRNDLHRVAKFTFLVEVHEASKKAGVPSEDVVVGVAPERWEDGVKLEQAEHQAFQWATEEEVRESLESKGKYEILKDQGRNLLKGFQLLRRITSVEGCEDDTVKARAA
- a CDS encoding putative dipeptidase — protein: MEHATLRKVADHIRHIGGLVGVEHVGLGSDFDGIPTVPRSLEDASKFRDLIAQLLRRDVSHEDAAKVAERNLLRVRKQLDEVILQVQAEGALLVEGNIGLPSTLLMTVTGSFSSVISKPAYQTMYGVTVSGYAA
- a CDS encoding flavodoxin and radical SAM domain protein, with amino-acid sequence MAEHSTAEGLLVFWHSYRLLFLVALSTVFVGLRFYRKLQSRTKTTASSSVPPSPRSQSPEKTEKGVSRESSNKATAQKAEQQPALANGSAKPTSGPKRVTGKKPSKVAGRRGQTEDAEPLAFIQPIIFYASLTGNTERYAKVLLDELRVAAQKRADLRDRERGLLPPQIYDLSYVDLDDYFTSAPKPPPTSPGTRYVYCLLIPTYNIDSILNTFLDHLNETHNDFRIDTGPLSSLAGYSVFGFGDKEGWPTEEEGFCSQAKELDKWMAKLTGRKRAYPLGLGDVKSDAETSLKEWSLGLQDILFDILENGGLGEGVPGSGDPVESDEELDDEDTDKDNTQNVMDLEDIKFGGDQNAAGSPIPVDFTTTGKSSSVQSTEKEMVPKTSPTYAALTKQGYTIVGSHSGVKICRWTKSALRGRGSCYKFSFYGIRSHLCMEATPSLSCSNKCVFCWRHGTNPVGTTWRWKVDSPELIFQGVKEGHYKKIKMMRGVPGVRAERFAEAMRIRHCALSLVGEPIFYPHINEFLDLLHGEHISSFLVCNAQHPDQLHALRRVTQLYVSIDASNRESLRKIDRPLHRDFWERFQRCLDILREKRHVQRTVFRLTLVKGFNIDDEVIGYADLVEKALPCFVEIKGVTFCGTSTTAGVGLTMQNVPFYEEVAQFVTALNAELQRRGLKYGIAAEHAHSCCVLIASERFYVNGKWHTRIDYDRFFELLEREKADGTSFTPEDYMRETEDWALWGNGGFDPNDQRVYTKGKKKHMQITAEP